GTGCGGCGCACCGGCCACGACGTCGCCGGCCAGCCCGTCGAACGGACGACCGCCGAGGGCGGGGAGCCGCTGCGCTGCTGCCTGCGGGACGCCGCGCCGGGCGAGCCGCTGCTGCTCTTCGGGTACGCCCCACCGCTGGCGGCCGGGCCGTACCGGGAGGTCGGGCCGATCTTCGCGCACGACGCCGACTGTCCCGGCCCGGACCGCACGGACCGCTACCCGTCCGGTTGGCGGGGACGGCCGCAGGTGCTGCGGGCGTACGACCGGCGGGGCCGCATCCACGGCGGCCGACTGCACGACGGCACCGACCCCGAGGCGGTCGTCGCCGACCTCTTCGCGGACCCGGCCGTCTGCCGGCTGCACAGCCGCAACGTGGTGCACGGCTGCTTCATGTTCACCGTCGAGCGGACCACCGGCTGAACCGCACCCGGCGGCGGCGAGGAACGGCAGGCGTACGCGCCGACGGGCCGGGACCGTTCACCGCCGACGCGCACCTGCTCGGCCGCCGACCCTCGAAACGAGTGCGCTCCGGTCCCCGGTGGGGATCGGAGCGCGACGTCGTTCGGGTCAGGTGGTGCCGGCCGGGGGCGGGTTGGGCGGGGTGCTCTCCGTGGTCGGCGGCGGGTCCGGCGGGGTGCTCTGCGTGGTCGGGACCGGGTCCGGCGGGGTGCTCTGGGTGGTCGGCACCGGGTCGGCGGGCTTCGTCGTCGACGGGCTGCTCGACGGCGCCGGGTCGGCCGTCGCGCTCGGCGCGGGGCTCGGCGTCGCGGAGCCCGACGCGGAGGGACGGCGCCCGGGATGTTCGGCCGGTAGGTGCGGCCCTGCTGGTCGGTCGGGGCCGCCTCGGTCGCGGCCGGCTGGTCGTCGGGCTCGCCGCTGGGCGGGACCGTGGCCTTGGTGGTCTCGACGGTGGTCGCCGGGAGGTCGGCCGCACCGGTGGTGGCGAGCGCAGCGCCGAGCCCGGCCAACGCCACCAGCACCGCGGCGAGCGCGCCGACCAGGGTGCCGCGGCGGCCCCGCCGGCCGGCTGGCGCGATCGTGGCCGGCGACGCGACGGCCAGGTCGTCACGGGTGGTGCCCGCCGCGGCGCCGCCGTTCGGGCGGCGCAGCGTCATCGGCACCATCGCCGTCGGCGACTCGAAGCCGGCGGCCCGCGCCGCCTCCGCCATCGCGGCGCCGGTGGCGAAGCGGTCGGCCGGGTCCTTGGCGAGGGCGCGGGCGACCAGTGCGCGGACCGGCTCGGGGATGTCCTGCGGCAGCTCCGGCGGCTCGTCGTCGAGGTGTCGCACGGCGACCTGGAGCGGGTTGTCGCCGGTGAAGGGCGGGCCGCCGGTGAGGCAGCAGTAGGCCACCGCGCCGAGGGCGTAGATGTCGGTCGCGCCGGAGACCGGGCGACCGGCGGCCTGCTCGGGGGCCATGTAGAGGGCGGTGCCGGGGACCGCGTTGGCGCTGGTGATGCTCGTCACGTTGACCGACCGGGCCACCCCGAAGTCGACCAGCACCACCGTGCCGTCCTCCTGCACCAGCAGGTTGCTGGGCTTGACGTCCCGGTGGACGATGCCGCGGGCGTGCGCCGCGTGCAGGGCCTGGGCCACCTGCGCCACGATCGACATGGTCTCGGCGACGTCG
The Micromonospora sp. R77 DNA segment above includes these coding regions:
- a CDS encoding DUF1203 domain-containing protein, with protein sequence MTTTHPTYRIGPLPADVLAEVRRTGHDVAGQPVERTTAEGGEPLRCCLRDAAPGEPLLLFGYAPPLAAGPYREVGPIFAHDADCPGPDRTDRYPSGWRGRPQVLRAYDRRGRIHGGRLHDGTDPEAVVADLFADPAVCRLHSRNVVHGCFMFTVERTTG